DNA from Vespa velutina chromosome 23, iVesVel2.1, whole genome shotgun sequence:
tcctttcttttattttatttatttatttatttatttatttatttatttatttatttttttttctatcgatccCATAGAATTAAAtactcatttatataaaattaatatacctACAATAACGATTTAATTGCAATCGAAATAATTGATCCCCTTTGAAAATAcgtcataaaaaatatattcgaaagagaaggagatagatcgagaaagatagagagagagagaaagagtgagagtgtgagagaaagagagagagaaataacacGAATTCGTgataaatcgtaataaaacGTATTACCATGGAATGTTCGgaaagcgataataattactGCTTTCTCGTTTCGGGACAAAAGACCGCGTGCAactcgatagaatgtaaattttacaaatgagGAGAACGTTGATGTTCGCTAACATAAATCATGTTAATCGCTTTTTGCCATTCGACTGTTTTAAATATGCGTTTTGAATGATCACGTTTTACACGGTCAATAAACTTACGATCGGTCGAGTGCTCAGTCGTGTATtcggtataaaaaaagaaaaaaaaagaaaaaaaaaaaaaggaaaaaaataacccagatattttaaaaaccatgataataattaaaatcgccTGTTAAAATACAgatgaaatttcaatttcctcgttatatttgtatttctttttttcttttttcttttttttttttttttttttttttattttaaaaaaccAATAAAGTCAAACGAACGCTTTATCaaatgttttcgttattaattattattatttgaatgaatattaaattaaagttTATGGGATTATTTGCGAATAACGtttgaataatattcaaataaacttCATGCGATATGTGTaaaatttctatcattataACCATTCAAGAATTGTCTTTTGATTGattctacacacacacatacatatatatatatatatatatatatatatatattttataaataaaaatgtaacattttattataagataCGAATGTAAATTAGAACATTATCGAATAATGTTGATTTTCCACGTTTTGTACAAAATTAGACATGGTACAAAGTAGTACCATTCTAGATTATTTAAGGGTTATACGTAATAGCTATCGTCAATGGTAATCGACATCGGCTTAATAATTATGCCGTGCcttaactaataataatattccgcAAAGCATAGCTGGCCACCTATTACTGCTTTATAGCTTATTGTTAGCCATGCTAATGTGTTCCTTTATAACAGTGGCTTACAGGTATATAAGAACCCCCTTCCCTCtccttctatccttttctatttccacCCTTCCTACTTTTACttcggaaaataaaaaaaataattattaaaaaaaaacaaaccttttttctcttccttcgtttTGCATTTTAATGAgagaacaaaatatataaagaaaagaaaagaaaaaaaaaaggaaaagaaaaaaagaagaattagaaTTCCGTTCAATTtcgatcctctctctttctctctctctctctctctctctatttctctttctctttcacttttggTATCTAGTTTATTCCGTCGAAATCTCATTTACCGTTTACACTTTTTATCAGAGTACAGTGGAGCGCATTAAACTTACCGTCCGGAAGTTTTAATTGCCCCGACGATTTCTGCTGCCGCGCGCCGCCTGGCATCGGCTAGCTTCCACAGCCCAAGGACAAACTATTCTGTAATTAAGATTTTTACGACGTCGTCCGTGTAAAGCTAATCTCGTCGTCATCGCATCGTTAATAAATCTGCACGCAATGCGGCTGTCTgccaaagtatatatatatatatatatatatatatatatatatatatatatatattatttaaatgtatatacgtaaatatacttaaaattttctcataagaaattatattaaaaaaatattcattatgatCAATTATTAGTCATTTTCTCGTTGATTCTAATCAGAATGAAATTTCGATTCGTaggattttctttaattgatatttcttaCGTCATTCGTAAAAATTAACTCTCGTTATCCTTTCTACATAGAAAGAagttgagaagaaaaaaatatcaagatgTGTGCGTTGGTAATCCCGAAGTTCAACCCCCGTATACGACGATTTGTTTCACTTTGCGCTCGACTTTCTACATTCTCATCCCATTTCCGATTCCTTCGCTGTTCGCTTAATCTTCGCGACTCAAGACGTATCCCACCATTAGTTCCGCCTTTCTCTCGGCcctactatttctttttctttttctttttttgtttcttttttctttccttctcttttttctcttttttattttttttttctttatcttttttgtttcttcttctattcttcctctttctattttctttttgatcggTCCGGCAGCGCAATTAAACGCTGTAACAAGATGTAACAATCTTTATTAAAGTAACATCTCTATTACAAGATattgttcattaatttattttaaaagaatcgaTTGTATATCTAaagtaaatgatatattacgatttataataattattttttcccataataattgtaataattatataaattttaataattgcaGTAATTATAagaacgttattatctatgataattaattgattttacaattaatgaaaattagagGATACATAAATTCATTCAAGAGAGTTATTCGAgaacgtttaataaaaatgtgttATTTTggaattattcttctttttttttttttttttctttttttttttgaatcgaatatttatttccattacaaaacatttttttttatcatcgacaGAAAATATCGGATTgatcaatgaattatttcagaactttttagtattttatatcttcataAATGACACTATATTTAATACCTTTTATCGAACATTCGTATATAATATGGTATACTATATCTATTGGATtttccaataaataaataaatgtcgaATTTTAGAATTTTCAGTAAAAAATACTGAATGTTGTATTGTcttgttatacatatatatatatatatatatacatgataaaaaattgaaagttaCGATATtgcttatataataatattttctaataaaagatCATAGTAAGTGTACATCCTAGGCTCAACTCAATATTTATactaatgtattataatattatatacgaaaaaaaatatatatatatatatcatttatttagatatataaaatactaaaaattccgacattattatttaaactcaATATGGTTGGAGTTGAACGATACAATATCTCATATAAAAAACTAGATTAAACgtagaatataaaagaaggaagtatatatcttatcgtgtatacatatgtacttgtatatattcatacatacgtataaagtACTTTATACACCGACGTCTCTCGTATTAGACTTTTAAGATACGATATAACgtatacgaattttttttcgttgaaaacaaagtgaaaaagaaaaaaagtccaACACAAAAACCTTTCGTGTTTCTTACCTTATtatcaaaacaaaacaaaaactaCAAACAACGATcgaaatatagtatatactatatatatatatatatatcataacatTCTGCTAACACGATAATgcgattataatttaaaaaaaaaaaaaaaaaaaaaaaaaaaaaaagaaaaaaaatgaacgttAAAAGTTATTGATCACTTTTATTGTTGATAAAGTcacagaaatataattatgttgGTTTGAAACATGACGTCATTCACCTATTATTAACCGCATGCTATTCgactactatatatatatacatatatatatatatatatattcgcattaaataaaatagagaagtgagaggagaaaaaaaaagttccttttcccttcttctaaACTTATCGATCATTCTCTCATGTCGACTTCAATTTTCTCGACTCTGTATCATCCCACGATACTGGAACGTCCATTTGCTATAAACGCGAACTATACATGTTACACTTCGAATAAcccagattttttttttctttatttctgttttttttttttcttttttttttgtccaacGACAGTGACAACAGCAACGACATCCATACGTgattacatacatgtatatatatatatatatatatatatatatctcgtttgaaaaattctgATAAATTTTGATACGTGCTAGATATCTTATACATAGTATTCGTCAGATCGAATAGAATGTAATTCgtgatgaataattatttttgtttaattttcttttgctttcattatttttcttttatttattatcactaacatgataaatattttcttttatcattgattTGTCTTTGAATACTTATCTATTAATATCGAAAAGTTAATCAATGAGAGAacattaatagtaattattgtaaaataaattgaaatttataataaatcaatttactTATCACTACTATTAAGGCCAATACATTTCGAATGGGATATGTGCTTATTTGAAAAGCTTCGAAAACATTTAATTTCCCTTTGATGTTGTATTTTACTAATACAGCATGTTCCTGGTATAAAAGACTACGTTAATTGATAAGGTTTGATACGAtttgattcgattcgattcgattcgattcgatttgattCTACTTGTTCGAATATACAAGAGCAACGTTttcaattaatacaattaaaataatattttcatttattacatagtacatagtatatatatatatatatatgtactattcACTGTATAGACTTTTGAAGCGAAGTCGGaagtttcaattaaataattctgtctaaaaaaaaaaaaaaaaaaaaaaaaagaaagagaaaaagagaaaaggaagaagaagacgaagaagaagaagaagagaaagaaagataaaagaatttgtTGAAATCTCTTGGAAAAGTAAAATGGTCGTGTCGAGTTCTTTGTTAAATTCTATATCTGGGTTGACAAGACTATATTCAAGGAGGCACTTTAAACGTTTCAAATGTATTTTACAATGTAAAGGAAATACATTGTGAAACGGGGGAAAagctaataattaatttccattTTCATAAACGTTTTCCATTACATAAAGATCCGAATTCGCAGTTAAATTTCTGCAGTTATTTCTCATCGTTAAATGTacttagaatatttttacgagtgtctgtgtgtgtatgtacgtgtttTAAGATTAAGAgaattaaagatatttcaatgattGAATAACACttggaatatattatattaaaattatttacaatccttctgtttatttatatatatatatatattttttttttctatgccaTTTCATTgactcttatttcttttttctttttctttctttcttttctttttttttgcttttttttttttttcgttcgaactcttcattttctgtttattaaaatgaagaaatacaTTGGAAAGTTCCATTGGCATTTAGTAATTATTAGCTTTctcaaaagaaaattgcatCAATCAagtcgataagaaaaattttcaaacgaacaagattattattatcgaatgatttttctttttcttttttcatttctctttttttttcagttttttttttttcaataatatctaCTAATAACGTCGTACAACAAATTaatacttcatttttttctttttctcgttccttTTCTCCAGACGATTTCAAATTagatttgaatttcttttttctttttcttttcttcacgtACGATGCCGActtaatttgataattttatttcttttctattcaatGTTTCATCGAAGAATGCAAATTAATTTCGAACCTTCGGGGAACTATTCCTATCGGGAAAATTTCTTatcatgatattaatataCCTTATAGAATATTAACAACATAATTCTTAATACAATGTTAAGAATTCTTACTGTACGTGATAGAGAAGGACAATTTTACgagaattttaaattattacgaagATAAACTtacgagaatatttttaagaaaaaaaaaaaaaaaaaaaaaaagaaaagagaatttccATAAGAATATTCGTAACGTCATTCATGATTATtcaatgttaatataaaaaaaaaaaaaaaaaaaaaaaagaaaaaacaaagtccTACGCGctaacgataacaattaattcaattatcatcattgggatatatttcgtaatcgattaatcaaatttttgttttttcttttttgatttttttcaaatctttctcATCGCCAACatgaaaggaaacaaaaagtgATTGTTGTAAAGCTTACGTATTTCAAAATCGATCTATTAAAAGGATTATACATGGACGTTGGCTTATAATCAACGTTAGATCGAAGagatttgaaaggaaaaaagaaaaatccctTTGATAATTgacgtttccttttttatgagagacattttaaaaataatacattgcgCGTGAGTGCACGCGTGCGCTCACGAACACGATGGGATTGAGGGACGACTAGGCGAGGGAATGGATGGGATTAGGGAGGATGGAGGATGACGAACACAACAAGCTCTGGACGTGTAGACAATGAACTTTCCCGAGAGAAAATTAGAGCGTGGCAATAGCTGACAACGCGAATGTTAAAGCGCGTTACAAGAGAATATTACAGGGTTGGAGCATTGTATCCAAATGCAATTAAGTGCCTTTCATTGACTCCCTTCTGTAGGCCGATTTACGCAATGACGCTCTATACCTCGTTAATCAGTCGAATCTCTCAATGAGCTTCGAACCTCATCGTGGCTTTGTATCCTGTCTACGATTAAGCCATTAGATCGATCTGATCGTTTCTATTGGATTCAATGGCACAATTATCTCCCCCCCCTCAACAAcattccccccccctccctccccctccccctttacATAGTTGCAATTGTATCCTTGATATTAAAtcattcgtaataaatttcttttctccttattCCGCCCTTCTACCTTTTTCCTTCCAACCACCCACCCCTCTCTCCGTCAATCGTCgttaacctttttttttacctgtACGCGCGAGGACGactgcattaaaaaaaaaaaaaaaaagaaaaaaaaaggacaaaagaaagaaaaggaaaggtaaaaaaatgtatacaaaaGATTGTTGAACATTtttacgttaatatttttccactttcttcacttttcaattatcatttatatctttatttaattcctTTGAAATATTCTAAACAAATTGGaagatatttaatcgataaagaataataataaatagttttGGAAAACTGATAAGAGTTATTCGTCggtgtagaaaaaaaaatttttgctaGGATAGACACGGggagtgaaaaaagaaaaaaacagaacgtTTTCATAGAGTTTCATAGAGCGTGAGGGTAAATGGAATGAACGCATTTACTCGCTTCActgacatacatatacaaatggGTGCGTATACTGatgggaggagaaggaggagggtgtgagggagaggggggtgggagggagggaagtgCGGTATTTGATTGTCACGAATACGTGACAATCAAATAGTCATATCTGTTAAACTCATGCGTTATTCAAGTGGTTCGTTGTTGTACAAATGGAACAGTATACCCTGTCAAAACACTATGTTCTGTGTCGGCAAAACTGTATCACCATTTTCGTGTTTCCGCACATTGCTTGTCGATCGTGAATTTCACGCGGAGAGTGAGAATGGAAAATGATTTCAAACGAAATCGAAACTTCGTCATGCGTAGGATAAACTAATGCTATGGAAATACATACCCATAGAGATACACATAGTGATACCATACACGTAGACGTATACATAAGGTTCATATGGATAAATGCACATATGGATGCATGAACGAACAGAAACTTCATATacaacgttattattacagaCTTTAATTGTAaagtaattaatgaatatatttgaaaggATAAAATCCTATAAGTTTCTTTGTTAAATAACGATGGAAATTTTCGTTAATTGTTTTCATAGACATTGTAATTAAGTAATAAGCTATATAGTGTATTATGAGTGAGAATaagggagacagagatagatagatagatagatagatagagaaagagagagagagagagagagagagagacgagctAATAGACTCGTGGTAAATTTCGATAGTCTCTCCCAGGTCTTTGAGATCAGTAATGGTTTCGTTTTATCGTGACGAAGTCTTTTCAACGTCACTTCAAACACATAGACCAGATACATGTGTACATAGAGATGGgcgtgtacacacacacacacgcgcgcgcgcgcacacacacacacacacatatatctacTAACACAAAAGCCTCCTGGTACCTTTGATGTTTTTGCAGAGTGGCAGAAAACGAGGGCACTTAAGTATctcatcgatcgttcgaaaaggTGAATATTATAGTAGACGTGCTGATGGTAACGGTGAGAAAATAAACAGAACGACGGTGTCCTTGCTTTTGTTGAACATTCACGTAACAAACAAAAatcccttcctcccttttcttcatctctttccctttctctttctttctttcttcttattcttcttcttcctccttttacaattttcattgtactcttattcttaattttatttattcttgtcttgtttcttgttttttttctttctttcttgtttcgttTTCAATTCCTATCTTCCCTATTCCATTAgttcattaattttacgaaCAAAAAACCACAGGATTTGCGATATAtgagatttaatattatttaatggatTTCTTCAAACGATAGAAATACAGAGTAACATAGTAAGATACGAATAATGTTTCTTTGGTAATGGAAATTGATACCTTTACATACTAttatagtatgtatgtatatatgtatgtatgtatgtatgtatagtataCTATAGTATAGTATGGTGTGGTATGCATTTATGTGTACATCGAAACATcgaacgttatatatatatatatacatcttctAATGATGTTTCCCATATTCGTGATCGATTCCATTGCTGTTGTGTACATGAGCATAAAATCCATCCTTTCCAGCATGATACTTGACAGTTCTTAGATTACCGCCTGGTTCCTTTAAGGTGTATTCACCGACTACTTTTTTGCCTgtgaaagttaataaaaaaaagaaaaaaaaatatatcgtcaGTCAATTACGCTTTTATCATCGTCAAaagtacaataaataaatattcgtataaatgtaaatgtttTTGCGACGGCTTCAAAATGTGTTTATCTCTTtgattaactttttttctttttgtcttttattttttttttttcttttttatttttctatttttttttttttttttttttttactttttcattacgAACAAATTTCATTTGTCTTATTAATCATCGGATAtcaatgttataatatattctttttataataattttcataaaggaatagatataaatttatatttagattgAGATGAAACTATGTTGTAGATTTAAATAGATCTTCGATAATATGCACTTGCtcgaacaaattttattttaatattaatcaaaatattggATTAATCAACGAGTATCATTGATATGATAtaacaagaaataataattctatatatatatatatatatctataaatatacatatgtattattaggTTTCACATTTAGAAGcgtattcttttatatataattttcatggaCATAGATAAAGATTTATCTATATAGATTAAGATGAAGTTATTTCGAATTCCAAATATCTTTTGTTAAGATGTATTTGTTCTaacaaatttcattcgttGGATTAATCATCAAGTATCATACTAATGTACAAAGAGATATGATTACccaactatacatatatatatatatatatatatatatatatatatatatgtatatatatatatataaatgtgtctGTACTTTGAGGAATGCAATGGAATCCTTGAATTCGTCCATCATCTTGGTGTCTCTTTGTATAGACTAAGTTCTAACTAAGCATACTCGGAttaacgtctctctctctctctgtctctctctctctcgatctttctctctctgaaaACGAAGATCCCGGCGTGCGCATAATTACTTCTCTTACATAATATTACGTTCTTGTTAAGTCTATTAAGGGTGGCTGCGGGTCTAACTTAACAACGATACTAACAAACGAAATAGAGACTTAGGGTTAAAGCGGATCCTTCGAAATGAAGTTAAACTCTCAAAGTAATCGGCTTATACATATACCTCactaaaatttttctctttcgttatcattccttttcattctttctttttgtttgttcttctttttttttcgttttcatctttttctttgtttctcgtcgatttttctttttaattaaaaaaatgaaaaaaaaaaaaaaatatatatatatatatatgtgcacgcgcgcgtctgtgtgtgtgtgtgtgtgtgtgtatgtatgttatgtatgtatgtatgtatgcatgcatatgtGTCTCAattgtttgaatttttttttcgttcgaattaaTGAGCTTACGTTACACTATTCATTTAATTAGTTCGATCGACTTTAATAGAAATGGAAATTCGATACAGGATTttttacagagagagagagagagagaaagagagagagaaagagagagagagaaatgagaggaACGAGTTATTATCCCCTTTGAAAGGATTCGTAGACGAATATTTCGTGAAATACTTGGTAATGATGTGATGCAACGTGAAtgacgtgaaaaaaaaagaaaaaaagaaagaaaaaagaaaaaggaaaaataaaaaagaagaaaactgaTTCAAATgggaaaatttcgaaaaaaggaaaggaagccCGAGAGATTCGTATTCATGAGTTATCCTTTGAACTGGAAGCCAATTAGGCTATATGgtgtaaagaaattaaaaaatttcaatcacgatatatatatatatatatatatatatatatatatatatatcgatgatcatgtacatacattcctcgtctcttatatttatcataatattatcgatttatatataaaataatatcgtataattataCTTGCAATCGAACGGgtgttaaattaaaatgatattataaatgaaacgtttcctttttttcttcttcttttttttttttttttttcttttttttgtttcttcgacgATTTAATTCGTCGTATGATATTGCACGAGCTAATGGACCAAAATAGAGCTCAGATTGAAAAAGGACGAGATTAATTTaaacgtgataaaaaaaaaaaaaaaaagaaaaaagaaaaaagaagattgaaaaaaaaatggaaaaagaatcgaataccttgattatttcaaaattcttaCCATCTCGGTGTTCCTTTTGTCCATGATAATCACCGGTATGATGATCCTCGACGCCataagaaaattcataatGTGGATGGGCAACGTaatcatgatgatgatggccATGTTTGTCCTTCCACGTCACTTCTTGATTTTCACCGATGACAGGACCATGAAAATGTTGAAAGGAATGTGCATGATGACCATTGGATTTCACTGTCCTCAGGATTACTGACGATAGGATTACAGTGACGGCGAATAACTAATATATGTAAACACACATCAAACGTTTAATACTCAtaatcattcattcattcattttaatgatgtaattaatttgtttgaaataaataattaattaatttcaagagtataacaattataaattgaaatcaatttttgattaagaattatattttcttttcctgtaCGTTCaaggtaagaaaaagaaaaggaaaaagaaaaagaaaaaaagaaaagaataagaaaaatattttcaattataaattttcacaaagtttatatatatatatatatatatatactcacttTGAAAGCCATCGTAATTACTCGAATATCCTCCGTtctgtttttaaataatcgatttaacTTGATAAGTAAAACTTATTGTTACACCGTTGATCGTTCGATATGAGAATGACGCTCGTTAAGATAGTTCCTTTGCCTTTTATAGATCTAGTTTTGAAGTTTTCATAAGATCCATTCCTTTTTGGATCTGCGTCTTGGACTTCGATTGAACACCCCCCACccttgcttctctctctctctctctctctctctctctctttctttagttACATTACAAAACACAATTATTCaagatagaacaaaaaaaaaaaataaatattcgtcACGTTGTTCGCTCGAGCGTAAATTAACCAATCTAA
Protein-coding regions in this window:
- the LOC124956786 gene encoding uncharacterized protein LOC124956786 isoform X1 — protein: MAFKLFAVTVILSSVILRTVKSNGHHAHSFQHFHGPVIGENQEVTWKDKHGHHHHDYVAHPHYEFSYGVEDHHTGDYHGQKEHRDAFNCAAGPIKKKIERGRIEEETKKIKKKKIKKRKKRRKEKRNKKRKRKRNSRAERKAELMVGYVLSRED
- the LOC124956786 gene encoding cuticle protein 7-like isoform X2 encodes the protein MAFKLFAVTVILSSVILRTVKSNGHHAHSFQHFHGPVIGENQEVTWKDKHGHHHHDYVAHPHYEFSYGVEDHHTGDYHGQKEHRDGKKVVGEYTLKEPGGNLRTVKYHAGKDGFYAHVHNSNGIDHEYGKHH
- the LOC124956786 gene encoding uncharacterized protein LOC124956786 isoform X3; protein product: MAFKLFAVTVILSSVILRTVKSNGHHAHSFQHFHGPVIGENQEVTWKDKHGHHHHDYVAHPHYEFSYGVEDHHTGDYHGQKEHRDERERSRERETERERDVNPSMLS